GGTAAGTAGCAGTAGATTGAATTGCGTCGGTTTCTGAGCCGAGCTTTTTAAAATCAGATGCTAGATGCCAAAGGTACATATTGGCTTCTTTCCAAGGCCGCCCATCTTTATGCAGCAAAAATGGAAAGTTATAAACGGAATCGTCTGGAGCAATCCTTGAATCCATCGGCGTGTAAAAATAGGAGTATTCTTTTTCTACACCCCCCTCTTCAGCGGCATGCTTAACAACTTGCGGCAATGCATGCGAGGGCACTCTATCAAAATAGATATCAGCACTTACATCCTTGGTTCTTCGGATAAAGGTGATTCTCTGCGCTTTGGATAACTCCATTATTTACTGCTCCTGACAAATGTGAAGTACTGTCAACGAGCATTATAGTTCCTTTTCTTCGGTCAACAAATATTTTGTTCACCTTCTTTTATCAACTTTATTTTTACTTCCCCTTTTATTTTTTGACCTCTTTGTGTCAACAACTTTCTCACTTCCCTTTACCTTGTCAACTTCCATTCTTCGCATAAGCTTGGGGTAGCGTCCTTTCATTTCTTTTTGAATCGCTAAATAACTGCCTGTCCAGAACCCCGCTAAATCTTTAGTGGTTTGAAGTGGTCGTCCTGCTGGCGACAATAGCTCATAAACAATATTGGTTCTGCCACCCGCCACCGTCAGTGGGGCAGTTTGGCTGTACATCTCTTGCATTCTAACCGCTAACACCACATCACCGTTATCGCGATACTCAAGTGCAGCATCACGCCCTGTGGGTATCGGTAAATGAGTTGGTAATAGTGAAGCAAGGGCGTCTTGCTGCGGCCAACTAAGTGCATTATTTAGCGTATTTTTCCATGGCAACTTTTGTAGTTTCGCCAAAGACTCACATCGACTTAAAGGCTCAATTAATGCCTCTTTTGCATTGTACATTAATGCCGGCAAAGACTGAGGCCACGGGTCTGGTTTATCGAACGCCTGCGGCTGAGGTAAATTCAACGATGCGGCAAGTTTAAGTCTGTTCCACCATTGCCAATCACCTTCCGTTAGTGGCCACTCACTTACTGGAATGTTCTCTAAATATTCAAACCATGCATAAGCAGTCTGTTTTTTCCAAAAGCGATTATCTTGTTGTTTCTCTTGCCCTGATACGGGCTCACTGGCTAAGTCGATGGCATGAAAACCGGCAATCACCCGTGCTTCCATAGCCTTTTTTGCCACGTTGTAACGTACTTGCTTTTTGCTAGTAAACTCATTTGGGAACACGGCACGAAGCAGGGCTTCATTAATTGGCTGGACTAACCTGAACTTCACCGTATTTCCAGTTTGCTGACCATGTAAAACGGCCAACCACTGTTCAGGGGAATGCTGCTCTAATTCGCCCCCCTTGCCACTGGCGAGCTTATATCCACTTTGCTGAGGCTTTCCTTGCATATTTCCTTGCGTGGCCCCTTGCCCTTTCTGATTTCCATTTGCCTTTCCGTTGGCCTTATCAGATGCTTGCCCCCGATAAAACGCCACCCGCTGAGGAAAGGCAATAGCAATACAAAGCGCCAATGCTTCTTCGTCTATGCCGTTAATGTCCAAATCGTTCGCCGTAAGACCAACATATTTTGCATATTTAGATGCTTGCTGATGAAGCTGTTTGCGCGTTTGCCCATCAAGGTTCAACAGCGCATCAATAACATAAATTTGTGTAAACTGTCCGCCTAAGTTTTCGGCCAATGCCACCACAAAAGGCGCAGCACATTTAAGTTTCCTTTGCATTGCAGGCTCTACCCCTTCAACACCTTGCTCGCAGCGTATTAATAAATTCGCCAAATTTGGATGGCAGGGTATGTCGGACAGTTTACGCCCATAAGGGGTTATTATTTGGTTGTCATCAAGTTCTTTTAGGGCATCAATGGCGGTTAAGTTATTACCAGCCACCTTCAGCTGTGCATTAGTTGGCTGGGTTAACATCGCCAACGATGAGGGCGTAGCGCCCCATTGCAAGGCATCGAGCAATAAGGACGACACATCTTCTCGCAATACTTGCGGGGCATTATGCTGCGCCATACGCTCAAAACTACTTTGGCTGCATAACCGGTAGCAATCGCCCGCGCTAACCCGTCCCGCTCGCCCAGCCCGTTGAATAGCCGATGCGCGGGATATACGCTGTTGCATTAACTGGGTAAAACCACTGGAAGGGTTATATTGCGCTTGATTCTCCCACATACTGTCTACCACCACCTTAACCCCTTCAATGGTTAAGCTGGTTTCGGCAATATTGGTGGCGAGAATAATTTTACGTCGCCCTTGTGGATCAGGGTTGATAGCGGCTTGTTGGGCTTCTTTGCTCATCGCCCCAAAAAGTGTGTGCAATGCCACATCATATTTATCTTCCAGCGTAGAAAGTCGTTGTGCCACCCCTCGAATGGCTCCGCTTCCTGGCAAGAAGACCAGTACATCACCTTGGTGTTGAGAAAATGCTCGGGTAGTCATTTCTGCGGTGGCGCTAACCACCTCATGGGCGAGCACATCTTTGCTGTAATGCATAGTAACGGGGAAAGTTCGCCCTTTTGCATCGAGGTTAATGGCAGGCACAGCCCCGTGATTATCCATTAATGCAGTAAGCGGCTCTACATCAAGGGTGGCCGACATAACGACTAGGCGGAGATCTTCTCGCAAGCCAGCTTGTACGTCGAGGGCTAGCGCTAAACCGAAGTCGCTATGAATGCTGCGCTCATGAAATTCATCAAATATAATGGCCGATACCCCAGCAAGTTCAGGGTCAGACTGAATCATTCTGGCGAGTATACCTTCGGTAATGAGTTCAAGACGGGTGTTCTTTCCTACCTTACTTTCACCTTTAATACGGTAACCTACTGTGTCGCCCACTTTTTCATTAAGTATGCCTGCCAGATAATTCGCCAAATTCCGTACGACTACGCGGCGAGGCTGCATCAACAACACTTTACCCTGTGGTATCGCGCTTAATAGAGAAAGTGGTAGCACCGTAGACTTACCTGCACCCGGCGGTGCACCTATGATAAGGTTGTTTTCGCTAATCGCCTTGTTAACCGGTTCAATAAGCTGGGCTGCGGGTAAATGTAATAACAGCTGTAACATAAAGGTTTGCAATACCTAGATAAACTTCTCACACTATTGTACTTGAATTTACCTGTAGCAGAAGTTTTGCATTACGTTAAAACAAGCACGGCTAGACTAAGCACAGCTAAATAGAGACACCTGACGATATGTCCATTTGGGTTTAAACAATTTTTCTATTAACTAGGGCGTGTTGACTTCATTACACGTAGATAGAGGAGTGGGTATGCGTTGTTTCATTGGTTTAGATTTACATTCAACAGAAAAATTAGCCCTTGATAGTTGGCGGCAACAAGCCCTCCCAGAGGTGACAGCCCGCAACATGTTCAACCTTTCTGAGGGCCGAGCCCACAATGAAGGTAGAGGGAACGAAGGCAGGCGGGGCAAGGGTAAAGAGAGCAAAGGTAAAAGACGTGACTCAGGCGCATCCCAACCTTATGCGGTTAACGCAGCCAATTACCATATGACCTTAAGTTTTCTCGGCCACATTACTCACCGACAGCATGAGGCGTTAGTCGCCGAACTAGATACGCTAATACATGCACCATTTTCACTAACCTTAGACACTACTGGTATTTGGAACGGCCCTAAGATTCTCTTTGCCGCACCACAATCACCGCCAGCAGAGCTCATGGCCTTAGCAAAATCTACCCGCAAGGCCGCCAGAGCAGCAGCTATAGAGGTTGATGGTAAAGGGTTTTCGCCCCATGTTACCGTTATTCGAAAAGCCACGGCGGCGCTTCCTGTGCCTTTGTATACACCTCATGTAGAGATGCATGCCTCGGCGTTCCACCTTTTTGAATCTGTCTCTACACCGCAAGGGGTTACATACCCCGTTAGGCAAAGTTGGAATTTAAAGCACAATATGTCAGTGCGTGAGAAGCTACGCCGAGGAATTAATGATGAGTAGTTGGTTAACGATCATTCATCGGGTGATATTATTTATAGCAAAATAGCCTATTTCAGTTAGGCTTTTTAAGCCCAAAAACCTTTACATCACTGGCGTAGCTGGGTAAAAAGGGGGTCTTATTTAGTGAGACCTCAATTCCATGCAACAAACGTTTCGATTAGTAATAGATTGCCCTGACCAAATTGGCTTAGTTGCCAGTGTTTCTCAGTTTTTAGCTAGCCATGGTGCCACCATCGTTGAAGCTAACCATCACACCGATTTACAAACCGGTAGATTCTTTATGCGCCACGAAATTGGTGCCGATTCTATTGGGTTAGATTACGACAGCTTTTTAGCAGAATTTGCGCCTTTGGCGAACGAATTTCAAATGAATTGGAAACTCTCTGATTCGAGTAAGAAGCAGCGCGTTGCCTTACTGGGTAGCGTGGAATCTCACTGTATGGTTGATTTACTGCATCGCTGGCACACCGGTGAGCTTGATTGCGATATTCCGTGCATTATTGGCAACCATCCACAAATGAAGCAATTTGCCGATTGGTATAAAGTGCCGTTTCATTGGGTAGACTTTAAAGCGTTGGGCAAAGAAGCGGCTTTTGCGCAAATCTCAACCTTATTGGAAGAGTATAAAATTGACCTAACAGTGCTTGCCCGCTTCATGCAGATTTTGCCAGATACGCTATGCCAACAACTTCAAGGTAAAGCAATTAACATTCACCATAGTTTCTTACCGAGCTTTGCAGGGGCTAAACCCTACCAACAAGCTTACGATCGCGGTGTTAAGTTAATTGGGGCAACCTGCCATTACGTCACCAAAGACCTAGACGAAGGCCCTATTATTGAGCAAAGCGTTAAGCGTATTAGCCACAGTGATAGCGCGGTTGATATGGTGAGAAAAGGGAAGGACTGTGAAGTAACCGCCCTTGCCCATGGCGTGCGTTATCATTTGGAAGACCGCGTGATTATTCATCGCAATAAAACCGTGGTATTTGCATAAGACACTGTTTTATAAATTCCGCAGCAAGATAAAAAAGCCAGACGAGAGTGACTCGTCTGGCTTTTTTGATTCTGACAAGCATGAACACGTTTACTTTATGACACTGTAACCTACGTACAGGGCTCAATTTCAGCCTTTCGCGCTCACCCTCTTTTGTAGCCTAAATTTGCCCGCTTATCTGGCTTTACAACGACAGCGCAGCAAGTTGCCTACGTAACTTAACGTAATACCACGCATTGGAAATAGCGAATAAGGCTTCGGTAATCGCCAGGCCCCATGTTTGAGTAGCCACGCCGTATACCGTAAAGTTAACCGAGCCAATTATCATACAAGTACGCAGCCCTGCTTCTTTGCAGTGTAACTCACCAAAGCGATATACCATGAAAGTCAGTACTGGCATAAGTTCTAGTAGCCCTGTCTTACCCGTAAGGGTATTTATACTTGCCACCAGTACGGTCATTAAAGCCAAAATAATGTAAGTTGCATACGCGGGTAAAAGCTTTTGAGTGACTACCCGATAGGTGGTACTCATCCCCGCCACCATAATCACTACTACCCCACCCCACGCTTGCTCGAAAGCAAGTAAACTGGCTAGCGCCACACACAACCCTAAATTCAAAAATAAAAGCTTGCGCTCTGTATTGGACCAAAACGATCCAATAGCAAACAATACAGGGATTGTATGAAGCAATAATTCAAACACGCCAATGCTCCTTTATAGATAACAAATGAGTCAAAAAATAACCGTTCTTTAATGGCGCGAAGTGTAGTGATTAGCTAAAAACTTTCAATGGTTTTTTTGGGCTTTTCGATGAATGTCATTTAGGTGCTACGACTCGCATTCTCGTTGGTCTAGCGGGTTATTACGTTAAGAGACATTTAAGTTAGTTTTACAATGGCATAGTATTGAATGTGTGAGATTTTAATTAACGCTTCAATCGTTGGTATTGATCTGCTCTACTAGGGCGGGTTGACCTAACGACAAGAAAAATAAAAGAAATCATAATAAGACAGGAAATAATAATGGGAAAATTTAAAACGTCGCTTACCGCGATGGCGGTAGTGCTTGCACTCGGTGCTTGTTCTGAGCAAAAAGCGCCTCAGACAACGTCTGTAGATACTGCTGAAACCCCCGCAATGCAGGAAAACCAACAGTTCGACAATGTACTCCTTCAAGAATTCAAAGGCCCCTATGGTGGCGTTCCGGCTTTCGATAAAATGAAACTGGAAGATTTGAAACCTGCCCTTGAAAAAGCAATGGAACTCAAACTTAAAGAGATTGATGAAATTGCGAATAACCCCGAGCCACCTACGTTTGAAAACGTAATTGTGGCTATGGAACGTTCAGGTAGCGAGCTTAGCCGCGTATTTCGTTACTACGGCATTTGGAGTGCGAATAAATCAAGTCCTGAATTTCGTGCAATCCAAGTAGAAATGTCACCCAAGTTGTCAGCATTTTCTACCAAAATCACACAAAACGAAAAGTTATTCGAACGTGTTAAAGCGGTTTATGAGTCAGAAGAACTATCGACATTAACCGAAGAAGAACAGCGCATTACTTGGATGACTTATAACGACTTCGCCCGCAATGGCGCGACGTTGGACAGCGAAGCGAAAAAGCGTTATGCCGCCATTAACGAAGAGTTAGCAACCCTCTATACGTCGTTCTCAAATAACGTACTGGCGGATGAAGAGAACTACGTAACCTATATTACTGAAGACCAATTAGGTGGCTTGCCTGAATCTTTCGTAAAAGGCGCTAAATCTGCCGCCCAGAGCCGTGGTGAGCCGGATAAATATGCAATAACAAACACCCGTTCTTCAATGGATCCGTTCCTAACCTACTCTACTAACCGTGAATTACGCGAAAAAGTATGGAACACCTATTACAGCCGTGGCGATAACGCTGATGAGTTCGACAATAACGAAACCATTAAGCGCATTTTAACCTTACGTGATGAGCGCGTTGAATTACTCGGGTATGAAAACTATGCCCAGTGGCGCTTAGAAGACCGTATGGCAAAGAACCCTGAAAACGCCATGGATCTTATGATGAAGGTTTGGCCCGCTGCCATTGCACGTGTTGAACAAGAAGTGGCCGATATGCAAGCCATTGCTGACGCTGAAGGCGCTGATATCACTATTGCCCCGTGGGACTATCGTTTTTATGCCGAGAAAGTTCGCCAAGCCAAGTACGACCTAGACTCAAACGAAGTGAAGCAATACCTGCAGCTAGATAAACTGCGCGATGCTATGTTCTACGTTGCTGGTCGTTTGTTTAATTTCAACTTTACCCCAGTGGAAGAAGGTAAAGTGCCTGTATTCCACGAAGACGTTAAAGTATGGGAAGTGACCGATAAAGATTCCGGTGAACACATTGGTTTATGGTACTTAGATCCGTTTTCTCGCAAAGGTAAACGCTCTGGTGCATGGGCAACAACCTATCGCTCTTCAACAACCTTCGACGGCAAAAAGACGGTGTTGTCTTCTAACAACTCTAACTTCGTAAAAGGGGCTGAAGGCGAACCCACTCTCATTTCATTTGATGATGCAGAAACCTATTTCCACGAATTTGGTCATGCACTGCATTTCTTATCTGCTGATGTGAAATACCCTTCTTCACACTCAGGCGTACGTGATTACACTGAGTTCCAGTCGCAACTATTAGAGCGCTGGTTAACCACCGACGAAGTTATTAATCAATTCTTAGTACACTATCAAACGGGTGAACCTATTCCTGCTGAACTTGTTGCTAAGATTAAGAAGGCATCAACCTTTAATGAAGGCTTCAAAACCACTGAATATATGGCTTCTGCTATCATGGATTTGAAGTACCATACCACTGATCCAGCGACTATTGAGCCCGATACCTTTGAACGTGAAGAGCTGACAAAACTCGGTATGCCCGAAGAGATTGTTATGCGTCACCGCACACCTCACTTTGGTCACGTGTTCTCGGGTGAAGGTTATGCCGCCGCGTATTATGGTTATATGTGGGCAGAAGTGCTGACCGCTGATGCATCAGAAGCCTTTATGGAAGCACCGGGTGGATTTTACGACGAAGAAGTGGGCAATCGCTTAGTGAAGTACCTCTTTTCGGTTCGTAATGCGATGGATCCAGCTGAAGCTTATCGTAAATTCCGTGGCCGCGATGCCAAAGTTGACGCATTAATGCGCGACAGAGGTTTTCCAATCCCCGAAGATAAAAGCAAAGACAAAAGCGAAAATTAATCGTTAAACCTACCTAAACAAGCCGCGAAGTTGAGAAATTCACCTCATTTCGCGGCTTTTTCTTGACCTTTCGGTCAATTTAACTTCAAAATCAATTTATCGGTTTTATACGTCGATAGTATAATACTTCGCGTTTTTCTGCCGATACAAAAACATAATAAAAATAAAGCTAGTGCGAACTACCTCTCCTCGTGTTTCATCACGTGATTAATAACCTGCAACTAAGCAGTAAAGTAGACGCCAACAGTAATAACCCAACGCCCAAGACGTGACTGTGCCTGCAGTGCAGCGTCGTTTTTCAGCAGTCAAAATATGGTCGAAAGTTATGACTTTGAGTATTAAACAAAAATTAATTATTTCACTAATGGTCGCCGTGTTGGCAGCCTCAATCTTGGTAGGCTCAATTAGCCAATGGATAGCCCGAGATTTAGTAAAAGAAAACATGGAACAGCTTCAACTTCCTTCACTGTTGAAGCAAATTGGCAATCAGGTCGATAGAGAAGCCAGTGTGATGCTTTCTGTTGCCCATGGTATTGCATCCAATCCTGACATTTTAGCTTGGTCAGCCGCTGGCGCTGATAGTTCAGGTGAAAAGCGACTTATCGCTTATCTGAACGATATCGTGAATTTCAACGACTTAACCGTAGCCTCTTTCGTCGATAGAAAAACCACTAAGTATTGGAATCAAGACGGTTTTTTACGCGTGCTGAAAAACGATGAATTCGATGGATGGTTCTTTGCTTACCGTGATAGTGGTACGCCAATTTCACTTAGCTTGTATAACGAACCTGGCCAAGGTTATAGATTGTTCGCTAACTTCCAACAAACCGCAGGCCGAGGCATGTCTGGTGTTGCGAAGTCTGTTGACGAGCTATTAGATATTATTAACGCGGTAAAAATTGCTCAAACCGGCTTCGTGTATTTAGTTGATGGCGAGGGCACTATTATTGCCCACCCTGATACTAGCCTTTTAGGAAAATCCAAACTAAGCGCCATTAGTGGCACAAATGCTTCACGGACTTTACTGCAACAACGTGATTTTGCGATGGCAACCAGTGAAGTAAACGCCGATGACGTCCTTTTTGCTAGTACGTATGTAGAAAAATCCGGTTGGTACGTGGTGGCGCAAGTACCCGAGCAAGAGCTTTATGCCTCATTAAATGCAGGCAGTCGTCAGATCATTTTATGGTCTATTGCCATCGCGGGCCTGTTTGCGCTGCTTGGAATTTGGCTGGCATCGTCTCTCACCAAACCTATCGAATCTCTAGCTGATATTTTCCAGCAACTTGATAAAGGACAAGGCGATTTACGTTCAAGAATTGACGTACCAGAACAAAAAGAAACCGCTCGACTGGTTGAAGGCTTCAATAGTTTTATCGATCATCTTCACAGTACTATTGCATCGGTAGCTAAAACTAGCCAAGCCCTTAAAGCCTCAGCTCAAGAAGTGGCCAGCCAATCTCAGCAAAATGAACGTTCTACTCGTAGTCAGCGAGACCAAACCATGCAGGCCGCAACAGCGTTAACTGAAATGGGCAGCACGGTCACTGAAGTCGCACAGTCTGCTACTTATGCTGCGCAAAATGCGAATCGTGCGACTGAAAGCTCGCAAGAAGGTCGCCTATTTACTCAAAAAGCGGTGCACGCAATATCGAACCTTTCTACCCAAGTAGAAAGTGTGTCTGAGGTTATCCAGTCTCTTGATGAGCACACTGCGGCTATCGGCGGCATACTTGATACAATTCGCAGCATTTCAGAGCAAACTAATTTACTTGCGTTGAATGCAGCGATAGAAGCCGCTCGGGCTGGCGATCATGGCAGAGGCTTCTCGGTTGTGGCCGATGAAGTTCGCACACTGGCTCAGCGTGCAGCTGCCGCCACCGATGAGATACAGATCAAGATTGATAAGTTCCAACTCGACTCCAAAACGGCAGTTTCTCAAATGCAAGATAGCAAAGCTCAAACCAAAGACGTGGTTGGCGCTACCGATGATATCGATAAACTTTTGCAGAAAATTGCCGAGGAAATCGTGCTGA
The nucleotide sequence above comes from Alteromonas naphthalenivorans. Encoded proteins:
- a CDS encoding ATP-dependent RNA helicase, giving the protein MLQLLLHLPAAQLIEPVNKAISENNLIIGAPPGAGKSTVLPLSLLSAIPQGKVLLMQPRRVVVRNLANYLAGILNEKVGDTVGYRIKGESKVGKNTRLELITEGILARMIQSDPELAGVSAIIFDEFHERSIHSDFGLALALDVQAGLREDLRLVVMSATLDVEPLTALMDNHGAVPAINLDAKGRTFPVTMHYSKDVLAHEVVSATAEMTTRAFSQHQGDVLVFLPGSGAIRGVAQRLSTLEDKYDVALHTLFGAMSKEAQQAAINPDPQGRRKIILATNIAETSLTIEGVKVVVDSMWENQAQYNPSSGFTQLMQQRISRASAIQRAGRAGRVSAGDCYRLCSQSSFERMAQHNAPQVLREDVSSLLLDALQWGATPSSLAMLTQPTNAQLKVAGNNLTAIDALKELDDNQIITPYGRKLSDIPCHPNLANLLIRCEQGVEGVEPAMQRKLKCAAPFVVALAENLGGQFTQIYVIDALLNLDGQTRKQLHQQASKYAKYVGLTANDLDINGIDEEALALCIAIAFPQRVAFYRGQASDKANGKANGNQKGQGATQGNMQGKPQQSGYKLASGKGGELEQHSPEQWLAVLHGQQTGNTVKFRLVQPINEALLRAVFPNEFTSKKQVRYNVAKKAMEARVIAGFHAIDLASEPVSGQEKQQDNRFWKKQTAYAWFEYLENIPVSEWPLTEGDWQWWNRLKLAASLNLPQPQAFDKPDPWPQSLPALMYNAKEALIEPLSRCESLAKLQKLPWKNTLNNALSWPQQDALASLLPTHLPIPTGRDAALEYRDNGDVVLAVRMQEMYSQTAPLTVAGGRTNIVYELLSPAGRPLQTTKDLAGFWTGSYLAIQKEMKGRYPKLMRRMEVDKVKGSEKVVDTKRSKNKRGSKNKVDKRR
- the thpR gene encoding RNA 2',3'-cyclic phosphodiesterase, producing the protein MRCFIGLDLHSTEKLALDSWRQQALPEVTARNMFNLSEGRAHNEGRGNEGRRGKGKESKGKRRDSGASQPYAVNAANYHMTLSFLGHITHRQHEALVAELDTLIHAPFSLTLDTTGIWNGPKILFAAPQSPPAELMALAKSTRKAARAAAIEVDGKGFSPHVTVIRKATAALPVPLYTPHVEMHASAFHLFESVSTPQGVTYPVRQSWNLKHNMSVREKLRRGINDE
- the purU gene encoding formyltetrahydrofolate deformylase, which gives rise to MQQTFRLVIDCPDQIGLVASVSQFLASHGATIVEANHHTDLQTGRFFMRHEIGADSIGLDYDSFLAEFAPLANEFQMNWKLSDSSKKQRVALLGSVESHCMVDLLHRWHTGELDCDIPCIIGNHPQMKQFADWYKVPFHWVDFKALGKEAAFAQISTLLEEYKIDLTVLARFMQILPDTLCQQLQGKAINIHHSFLPSFAGAKPYQQAYDRGVKLIGATCHYVTKDLDEGPIIEQSVKRISHSDSAVDMVRKGKDCEVTALAHGVRYHLEDRVIIHRNKTVVFA
- a CDS encoding YgjV family protein, which produces MFELLLHTIPVLFAIGSFWSNTERKLLFLNLGLCVALASLLAFEQAWGGVVVIMVAGMSTTYRVVTQKLLPAYATYIILALMTVLVASINTLTGKTGLLELMPVLTFMVYRFGELHCKEAGLRTCMIIGSVNFTVYGVATQTWGLAITEALFAISNAWYYVKLRRQLAALSL
- a CDS encoding M3 family metallopeptidase, whose product is MGKFKTSLTAMAVVLALGACSEQKAPQTTSVDTAETPAMQENQQFDNVLLQEFKGPYGGVPAFDKMKLEDLKPALEKAMELKLKEIDEIANNPEPPTFENVIVAMERSGSELSRVFRYYGIWSANKSSPEFRAIQVEMSPKLSAFSTKITQNEKLFERVKAVYESEELSTLTEEEQRITWMTYNDFARNGATLDSEAKKRYAAINEELATLYTSFSNNVLADEENYVTYITEDQLGGLPESFVKGAKSAAQSRGEPDKYAITNTRSSMDPFLTYSTNRELREKVWNTYYSRGDNADEFDNNETIKRILTLRDERVELLGYENYAQWRLEDRMAKNPENAMDLMMKVWPAAIARVEQEVADMQAIADAEGADITIAPWDYRFYAEKVRQAKYDLDSNEVKQYLQLDKLRDAMFYVAGRLFNFNFTPVEEGKVPVFHEDVKVWEVTDKDSGEHIGLWYLDPFSRKGKRSGAWATTYRSSTTFDGKKTVLSSNNSNFVKGAEGEPTLISFDDAETYFHEFGHALHFLSADVKYPSSHSGVRDYTEFQSQLLERWLTTDEVINQFLVHYQTGEPIPAELVAKIKKASTFNEGFKTTEYMASAIMDLKYHTTDPATIEPDTFEREELTKLGMPEEIVMRHRTPHFGHVFSGEGYAAAYYGYMWAEVLTADASEAFMEAPGGFYDEEVGNRLVKYLFSVRNAMDPAEAYRKFRGRDAKVDALMRDRGFPIPEDKSKDKSEN
- a CDS encoding methyl-accepting chemotaxis protein; its protein translation is MTLSIKQKLIISLMVAVLAASILVGSISQWIARDLVKENMEQLQLPSLLKQIGNQVDREASVMLSVAHGIASNPDILAWSAAGADSSGEKRLIAYLNDIVNFNDLTVASFVDRKTTKYWNQDGFLRVLKNDEFDGWFFAYRDSGTPISLSLYNEPGQGYRLFANFQQTAGRGMSGVAKSVDELLDIINAVKIAQTGFVYLVDGEGTIIAHPDTSLLGKSKLSAISGTNASRTLLQQRDFAMATSEVNADDVLFASTYVEKSGWYVVAQVPEQELYASLNAGSRQIILWSIAIAGLFALLGIWLASSLTKPIESLADIFQQLDKGQGDLRSRIDVPEQKETARLVEGFNSFIDHLHSTIASVAKTSQALKASAQEVASQSQQNERSTRSQRDQTMQAATALTEMGSTVTEVAQSATYAAQNANRATESSQEGRLFTQKAVHAISNLSTQVESVSEVIQSLDEHTAAIGGILDTIRSISEQTNLLALNAAIEAARAGDHGRGFSVVADEVRTLAQRAAAATDEIQIKIDKFQLDSKTAVSQMQDSKAQTKDVVGATDDIDKLLQKIAEEIVLINDVNTQVATATEQQATVVEDISRSINEISSSSDETLNATHVLVGVSEKLDELANELAQEVSQFKL